The sequence below is a genomic window from Brevibacillus agri.
GGACAGGGCGTACAGGATCAGCTCCTCGTCGATGTCGGCTACCGCCTGAACCACCGCCTCGGCAAGCTCCGGCCGCTCCGCCGCTTCGTTGTACAGCGCCCCGTGCAGCTTGACGTGATGCAGCTCGCCACCGAGCGCCCGCGTCATGCCGGAGAGGGCTGCCACCTGATACAGCACCAGCTCATACACTTCGTTGACGGACAAATTCATCGAGCGCCGTCCAAAGCCTTGCACATCCGGGTATCCCGGGTGCGCTCCGATTTTTACGTCGTGCTTGAGCGCTGCCTCAATCGTTCTGCATATGAGATGCGGATCACCTGCGTGCATGCCGCAAGCAACATTGACGGAGGTGATCCATTTCATAATTCCCAAATCCTCTGATTGTCGTCCCCTGCTGAAGCCCTCGGCCATGTCGCAGTTAATGTCAAGATGAATCATGTATGTACGCCCCCACCTTTCCTCTCATGATCTATGTACGCGTGTTGAAAGCGCATTCATTGGCACTACTTCTGGTGTTTTCCTATTCCTCTAGCATACCATGTACGGTGGCCGAGCAAAAGGAAAAAAGCTGCCGAAAACTGGCAGCTTGGTGAACATCTTATGTCGAACCTACGGTCGCTGGGCTGCTCTCAT
It includes:
- a CDS encoding LamB/YcsF family protein, encoding MIHLDINCDMAEGFSRGRQSEDLGIMKWITSVNVACGMHAGDPHLICRTIEAALKHDVKIGAHPGYPDVQGFGRRSMNLSVNEVYELVLYQVAALSGMTRALGGELHHVKLHGALYNEAAERPELAEAVVQAVADIDEELILYALSGSKLVEAGLEHGLQVAEEVFAERAYLPNGRLAPRELEGSVLISKEERMEQTRQLVLKQRVKTVNGQHIDLAADTLCVHHESHDILQFLGELHKWAKQNDVKIEPISAR